A region from the Lolium perenne isolate Kyuss_39 chromosome 4, Kyuss_2.0, whole genome shotgun sequence genome encodes:
- the LOC127347481 gene encoding uncharacterized protein, with the protein MENELLNVLVEGNAKKFLWTLGATRTKLFKGISSDGEGVLHIAARTGDMQLVKAIFDIFEVGDLLANSTKALGTTQMEKNSTEASGVDQLEKNSTKALGASQLEKTSLEALALAQMEKNRTEDLDMAQLKKNSTEADKAANNGKSIPTDIDSKKKYEICGVGREKIIQFVDFLMTRNYSGETCLHEAIRWDRKELVTSLIWINQQVCKGDITRPSLVKIVDYGGVSPLYLATMLCRTDIVLSLTKDDHNVLASYAGPGGRTALHAAILLKNKKLIKQLLKWNLDLKSEKDKCGSTPLHLLASVEGLDGITELLVPRFPAYHPHSNGPCDFLKKDSDGMLPIHVAASNGRLEMIKRLLKACHHCMCSRNASGSSFLHIAVEKKWLGVVRHVCKEQTLDGILNLQDRDGNTALHLAVKSGHQLIFCILMSNPGVCLNLTNKEGHTPRDLANLGIDHQLRLLQNSRVLISFHLWLARAKFGTCRKDKHMAAKLDKENLSDKMTKFAGPMAVCAIFMLNISVAAFFSIAKSYLPSADPNAAAGAVSKSKSNAARAFKALIISDIIAFSSAALTAYCGTFAGLSYTWRLDRLIPFSPLLQVYAP; encoded by the exons ATGGAGAATGAATTGCTGAATGTACTGGTAGAAGGAAATGCGAAGAAATTTCTTTGGACTCTGGGGGCGACGAGGACCAAGCTTTTCAAAGGAATCAGTAGTGATGGGGAGGGGGTGCTCCATATTGCTGCTAGGACGGGCGATATGCAGCTAGTGAAAGCCATCTTTGACATATTTGAAGTTGGAGACTTGCTAGCAAACAGCACAAAAGCCTTGGGTACGACTCAGATGGAAAAAAACAGCACAGAAGCTTCCGGTGTGGACCAGTTGGAAAAAAACAGCACAAAAGCTTTGGGTGCGTCCCAGTTGGAAAAAACCAGCCTAGAAGCTTTGGCTCTGGCCCAGATGGAAAAGAACCGAACAGAAGATTTGGACATGGCTCAGTTGAAAAAAAACAGCACAGAAGCTGACAAAGCAGCAAATAATGGCAAATCGATCCCAACAGATATAGATTCGAAAAAAAAATATGAAATATGTGGTGTGGGAAGAGAGAAAATCATCCAGTTTGTAGACTTCCTGATGACTCGAAATTACAGTGGAGAGACGTGCTTGCACGAGGCGATTAGGTGGGACCGTAAAGAACTTGTCACCTCACTGATCTGGATAAACCAACAAGTGTGCAAGGGTGACATAACAAGGCCTTCACTGGTAAAGATAGTGGATTATGGAGGCGTATCTCCGCTCTACTTGGCTACCATGTTATGCAGAACTGACATTGTTCTGAGCCTCACGAAGGATGACCACAACGTCCTAGCATCCTATGCTGGCCCTGGAGGAAGGACAGCCTTGCATGCCGCCATTCTATTGAAGAACAAAA AACTCATCAAGCAGCTGCTCAAATGGAATTtagatctcaaaagtgaaaaagACAAGTGTGGCAGCACCCCTCTTCACCTCTTGGCGTCGGTGGAAGGTCTAGATGGAATCACAGAGCTATTAGTACCACGATTCCCTGCTTACCACCCACACTCCAACGGCCCTTGTGATTTTCTGAAAAAGGACTCCGACGGTATGCTTCCCATACATGTCGCTGCCTCGAACGGAAGGCTTGAAATGATCAAGCGATTGCTCAAGGCATGCCATCACTGCATGTGTTCTCGCAATGCCTCTGGCAGCAGCTTCCTTCACATTGCTGTTGAGAAAAAATGGCTTGGTGTGGTACGACATGTATGCAAGGAACAAACCTTGGACGGAATTCTTAATTTGCAGGATCGGGATGGAAACACAGCTCTGCATCTGGCTGTGAAGAGCGGGCATCAGCTCATATTCTGCATCTTGATGAGTAACCCTGGAGTTTGTTTGAATTTGACAAACAAGGAGGGGCACACACCTCGAGATCTTGCGAACTTGGGCATCGATCATCAACTGAGACTGTTACAG AATTCCCGGGTGTTGATATCTTTTCATCTGTGGCTAGCCAGAGCTAAGTTTGGTACCTGTCGAAAGGATAAACACATGGCTGCGAAACTTGACAAGGAAAATCTATCAGACAAAATGACCAAGTTCGCGGGACCTATGGCTGTCTGTGCCATTTTCATGCTCAACATATCAGTTGCAGCCTTCTTCAGTATTGCCAAGTCGTACTTACCCTCCGCTGATCCAAATGCTGCAGCTGGGGCTGTGAGCAAGTCAAAAAGTAATGCGGCCCGTGCTTTTAAAGCTCTCATTATCTCCGACATCATTGCATTTTCTTCAGCTGCGCTAACTGCCTACTGCGGCACATTCGCCGGGTTATCC TATACCTGGCGTTTGGACCGGTTGATCCCGTTCTCCCCACTGTTGCAG GTATATGCTCCTTGA